The Amblyraja radiata isolate CabotCenter1 chromosome 1, sAmbRad1.1.pri, whole genome shotgun sequence genome contains a region encoding:
- the cytl1 gene encoding cytokine-like protein 1 encodes MDLLRKIILLSTLIIIANSAPPTCYSAVLKLSKGIMMSMERLEKFSVTRQCLAHLPKLYINVHNACVVMKLRDHIYALENLIIPECRALKRISFLKFRIERLHNMISRLCHRDLVFYVDDCPALERPPEPEEDIEK; translated from the exons ATGGATCTGCTAAGAAAAATTATTCTCCTGTCCACGCTTATCATAATTGCAAATTCGGCCCCGCCGACTTGTTATTCGGCGGTTTTGAAATTAAGCAAAGGAATTATGATGTCGATGGAAAGATTAGAGAAATTTTCTGTCACG AGACAGTGTCTTGCCCATTTACCCAAGCTCTACATTAATGTGCAC AACGCTTGTGTGGTGATGAAGCTTCGCGATCACATCTATGCTTTGGAAAATCTCATCATTCCCGAATGCAGGGCATTAAAACGGATTTCTTTCCTGAAGTTTCGAATTGAGCGCCTGCATAATATGATCTCCAGACTCTGCCATCGG GATCTTGTGTTCTATGTTGACGATTGCCCGGCACTAGAACGCCCTCCAGAACCTGAAGAAGACATCGAGAAGTAA